A single genomic interval of Nostoc commune NIES-4072 harbors:
- the cysK gene encoding cysteine synthase A has translation MRIAQDITELIGRTPLVQLNKIPQAEGVVARIVVKLEGMNPAASVKDRIGLSMVLSAEAAGSISPGKTILVEPTSGNTGIALAMVAAARGYRLILTMPETMSQERRAMLRAYGASLELTPGVEGMRGAIRKAEEIVANTPDAFMLQQFRNPANPKVHQETTAEEIWTDTDGEVDIVIAGVGTGGTITGVAEVLKQRKKTFKAIAVEPSNSPVLSGGEAGPHKIQGIGAGFIPDVLRLELVDEVIRVSDEQAIAYGRRLAKEEGLLSGISSGAALCAAIQVGKRPENAGRLIVMIQPSFGERYLSTPMFQDLSLETASVR, from the coding sequence ATGCGGATTGCTCAAGACATAACAGAACTGATTGGACGAACTCCTTTAGTTCAACTGAACAAGATTCCTCAAGCTGAGGGAGTAGTAGCAAGGATAGTTGTCAAATTAGAAGGGATGAACCCAGCAGCTTCGGTGAAAGACCGCATTGGCTTGAGTATGGTACTTTCAGCAGAAGCTGCTGGCTCAATTTCCCCTGGAAAAACCATTTTAGTTGAGCCTACCTCTGGTAATACAGGTATTGCTCTAGCGATGGTAGCAGCAGCGCGTGGCTATCGTTTGATTTTGACAATGCCAGAAACAATGAGCCAAGAACGACGGGCCATGCTCAGGGCTTATGGTGCTTCTTTGGAGTTAACACCAGGCGTTGAGGGAATGCGGGGAGCTATTCGCAAAGCCGAAGAAATTGTGGCTAATACTCCTGATGCTTTTATGCTGCAACAGTTCCGCAACCCTGCTAATCCCAAGGTTCACCAGGAAACCACCGCAGAAGAAATTTGGACAGATACAGACGGGGAAGTAGATATTGTCATTGCTGGGGTAGGTACTGGTGGAACGATTACTGGGGTTGCAGAAGTACTCAAACAGCGTAAGAAGACTTTTAAAGCGATCGCAGTTGAACCCAGCAACAGCCCAGTTCTCTCCGGCGGTGAAGCCGGGCCACACAAAATTCAAGGTATTGGTGCCGGATTTATCCCCGATGTTCTCCGCCTAGAATTGGTTGATGAAGTAATTAGAGTCAGCGATGAACAAGCGATCGCTTATGGACGACGTTTAGCAAAAGAAGAAGGCTTATTATCTGGCATATCCTCTGGTGCAGCTTTGTGCGCTGCAATTCAAGTAGGTAAACGTCCAGAAAATGCCGGGCGGTTAATCGTGATGATTCAGCCTTCTTTTGGCGAACGTTATCTCAGCACCCCCATGTTTCAAGATTTGTCCTTAGAAACTGCTAGCGTGCGTTAA
- a CDS encoding vanadium-dependent haloperoxidase, with protein sequence MRNSFFLKSASAISLLVFTAIPAAHAQVPNQPDNVRFNPKDTFTNPQFPTILDDSQIVAPTAPNWVIPQNPVRKFDKFILPPPPSNTSAQTADELRELNQLAATRTNPNTIKVISRWNFDPPASNYNYYFDHLVQLYKYSPPLAARCSAMLNEGIYAGLLAAWYNKFMYLRPRPDQVTNYTFQAANPIMPTPYHPAYPSGHSTSAGVFMAVGPACFPEEPVENFVALGREASLSRRQGGVHYYSDSVAGEALGYTIGSAVVRGYRDDASPLGGNTAASVYSRPPSFNSNGTATTTLVQKKATITVGPQLSSDPGNPGKQRIILAPIRPNGQFSNAPVVQNSPNSLFNIPASSTTQLGPVAPTTVNPTGTGNNAPATFSDPNPAPSFFIINDSGPLAPLNQVDSAPSNK encoded by the coding sequence ATGAGAAATTCATTCTTTCTTAAGAGTGCATCTGCTATATCTCTGCTTGTTTTTACTGCCATTCCAGCAGCTCATGCTCAGGTTCCTAATCAGCCAGATAATGTACGCTTTAACCCTAAAGATACTTTCACGAATCCCCAGTTTCCAACAATCCTAGACGATTCGCAGATTGTTGCTCCTACTGCTCCCAACTGGGTGATCCCCCAGAATCCGGTGAGAAAATTTGACAAGTTTATCCTTCCTCCACCGCCCTCTAATACCTCTGCCCAAACCGCAGATGAACTAAGGGAATTGAACCAATTGGCAGCTACTCGTACCAATCCTAATACGATCAAAGTTATTAGTCGTTGGAATTTTGACCCACCTGCTTCAAACTACAACTACTATTTTGACCATTTAGTTCAACTTTATAAATACAGTCCACCCTTGGCAGCGCGTTGTAGCGCCATGCTGAACGAAGGCATCTATGCTGGGCTTTTAGCTGCCTGGTACAACAAATTCATGTACCTGCGTCCCCGCCCGGATCAAGTAACTAATTATACTTTTCAAGCTGCTAATCCCATAATGCCCACACCTTACCACCCGGCTTACCCCTCTGGTCACTCCACTTCTGCTGGTGTCTTTATGGCTGTGGGGCCGGCATGTTTTCCTGAAGAACCAGTAGAGAATTTCGTTGCCTTGGGTAGAGAAGCCTCCCTTTCCCGCAGACAAGGAGGTGTACACTACTACTCTGACTCAGTAGCTGGTGAAGCCTTGGGGTATACCATTGGTAGTGCAGTAGTGAGAGGTTATAGAGACGACGCTTCCCCACTCGGTGGCAATACTGCCGCTTCTGTGTATAGTCGTCCACCGTCGTTTAATTCTAATGGTACGGCGACTACTACCCTTGTACAAAAGAAAGCCACCATTACTGTAGGGCCACAATTGAGTTCAGACCCAGGTAATCCTGGCAAGCAGAGGATTATCTTGGCGCCCATAAGGCCGAACGGACAGTTTTCAAATGCTCCTGTGGTACAGAATTCACCTAATTCACTGTTCAATATCCCAGCAAGTAGTACAACACAGCTTGGCCCTGTTGCACCAACAACTGTTAACCCGACTGGAACAGGAAACAACGCCCCAGCTACTTTCTCTGATCCAAACCCAGCCCCTAGTTTCTTTATCATAAATGATTCTGGGCCTCTAGCTCCATTAAATCAGGTAGATTCTGCTCCCTCAAACAAATAA